One Setaria viridis chromosome 3, Setaria_viridis_v4.0, whole genome shotgun sequence DNA window includes the following coding sequences:
- the LOC117850832 gene encoding universal stress protein PHOS34, with product MAAEVGGGGGSPPGKPVMVVGIDDSDHSYYALEWTLQHFFAPGQPQQYRLVVLTAKPPASSVIGIAGVGSAELLPTVEADLKRTVARVIDKAKMLCAEVVTDVCYEAMEGDARSVICEAVDRHHAEMLVVGCHGYSKWKRAVLGSVSDYCTHHAHCSVMVVKMPKDKH from the exons ATGGCGGCGGaggtaggaggaggaggcggctcTCCGCCGGGGAAGCCGGTGATGGTGGTGGGGATCGACGACAGCGACCACAGCTACTACGCTCTCGAGTGGACGCTTCAGCACTTCTTCGCCCCCGGGCAGCCGCAGCAGTACCGCCTCGTCGTGCTCACCGCCaagccgccggcgtcctccgtCATCGGCATCGCCGGCGTCGGCTCGGCTGAGCTGCTGCCGACGGTGGAAGCCGACCTCAAGCGCACCGTCGCCAGGGTCATCGACAAGGCCAAGATGCTCTGCGCCGAGGTA GTGACCGACGTCTGCTACGAGGCCATGGAGGGGGACGCGAGGAGCGTCATCTGCGAGGCGGTCGACCGGCACCACGCCGAGATGCTCGTCGTCGGCTGCCATGGATACAGCAAATGGAAGAG GGCTGTTCTTGGAAGCGTGAGCGACTACTGCACCCACCACGCGCACTGCTCCGTCATGGTCGTCAAGATGCCAAAGGACAAGCACTGA